In Equus przewalskii isolate Varuska chromosome 6, EquPr2, whole genome shotgun sequence, one DNA window encodes the following:
- the FAM181B gene encoding protein FAM181B, whose amino-acid sequence MAVQAALLSTHPFVPFGFGGSPDGLGGAFGALDKGCCFEDDESGTPGGALLAGAEGGDVREATRDLLSFIDSASSNIKLALDKPGKSKRKVNHRKYLQKQIKRCSGLMGAAPPGPPSPGAADTPAKRPLAAPGAQTVAGPAHGKAAPRREASQAAAAASLQSRSLAALFDSLRHVPGGAEPAGGSVAAPAAGLGGAGAGGAGGDAAGPAGGTAVPGARKVPLRARNLPPSFFTEPSRAGGGGGGCGPSGPVVSLGDLEKGAEAVEFFELLAPDYGTGTEAGVLLAAEPLDVFPTGAAALRGPPELEPGLFEPPPGMVGSLLYPEPWGAPGCPSTKKPQLAAPRGGLTLNEPLRPLYPAAADSPGGEDAPGLLASFAPFFSDCALPPAPPPHQVSYDYSAGYGRTAYSSLWRADAAWEGAPGEEGAHRD is encoded by the coding sequence ATGGCGGTGCAGGCGGCGCTCCTCAGCACGCACCCCTTCGTCCCCTTCGGCTTCGGGGGCTCCCCGGACGGGCTGGGGGGAGCCTTCGGAGCCCTGGACAAGGGCTGCTGTTTCGAGGACGATGAGAGCGGGACGCCGGGGGGCGCGCTGCTGGCGGGCGCCGAGGGCGGGGACGTGCGCGAGGCCACCCGCGACCTGCTCAGCTTCATCGACTCGGCGTCCAGCAACATCAAGCTGGCCCTGGACAAGCCGGGCAAGTCGAAGCGGAAGGTGAACCACCGCAAGTACCTGCAGAAGCAGATCAAGCGCTGCAGCGGCCTCATGGGCGCCGCGCCTCCGGGCCCGCCCTCCCCGGGCGCCGCCGACACGCCCGCCAAGCGGCCGCTCGCCGCCCCCGGCGCCCAGACCGTCGCGGGCCCGGCCCACGGCAAGGCCGCCCCTCGGCGGGAGGCGTCGCAGGCCGCGGCGGCTGCCAGCCTGCAGAGCCGGAGCCTGGCCGCGCTCTTCGACTCGCTGCGCCACGTCCCCGGGGGCGCCGAGCCGGCTGGGGGCTCAGTGGCGGCGCCCGCGGCCGGGCTCGGCGGAGCTGGCGCTGGGGGCGCGGGAGGGGACGCGGCCGGCCCCGCGGGGGGTACGGCGGTCCCGGGCGCCAGGAAGGTCCCGCTGCGCGCCCGCAACCTGCCCCCGTCCTTCTTCACCGAGCCGTcccgggcgggcggcggcggcggcgggtgCGGCCCGTCGGGGCCCGTCGTGAGCTTGGGCGACCTGGAGAAGGGCGCGGAGGCCGTGGAGTTCTTCGAGCTGCTGGCGCCCGACTACGGCACCGGCACCGAGGCGGGCGTCCTCCTCGCCGCGGAGCCTCTCGATGTGTTCCCCACTGGAGCCGCCGCCCTGCGGGGACCCCCGGAGCTGGAGCCCGGCCTCTTTGAGCCGCCGCCGGGGATGGTGGGGAGCCTACTGTATCCCGAGCCGTGGGGCGCCCCGGGCTGCCCCTCGACCAAGAAGCCGCAGCTAGCTGCCCCCCGTGGCGGCTTGACCTTGAACGAGCCTTTGCGCCCCCTGTACCCCGCCGCCGCGGACTCTCCCGGCGGGGAGGATGCGCCCGGCCTCTTGGCCTCTTTCGCCCCCTTCTTCTCAGACTGCGCCCTGccgccggcgccgccgccgcATCAGGTGTCCTACGATTACAGCGCGGGCTACGGCCGCACGGCGTACTCCAGCCTCTGGAGAGCGGACGCCGCTTGGGAAGGGGCGCCCGGGGAGGAGGGGGCGCACCGGGACTGA